Proteins encoded within one genomic window of Sphingomonas cannabina:
- a CDS encoding DUF934 domain-containing protein translates to MVENNLRFRDDEPHDEPAVSIDAFLGQSNATAVRIEAGEDARLLIPHLDRLALVEIDFPRFRDGRGYSSARILREAGYKGEIRASGDVLVDQMLFMRRCGFDSFAPDAQIDPEVLDAALNRYDYVYQHAADDAVPVWKLRHG, encoded by the coding sequence ATGGTTGAGAACAACCTGCGCTTCCGCGACGACGAGCCGCACGACGAGCCGGCGGTCTCGATCGACGCCTTCCTCGGCCAGTCCAACGCCACCGCCGTCCGCATCGAGGCCGGCGAGGATGCCCGGCTGCTGATCCCGCATCTCGATCGGCTCGCGCTGGTCGAGATCGACTTCCCCCGCTTCCGCGACGGGCGCGGCTACAGCTCGGCGCGAATCCTGCGCGAAGCCGGCTACAAGGGCGAGATCCGCGCGTCCGGCGACGTGCTGGTCGACCAGATGCTGTTCATGCGCCGCTGCGGCTTCGACAGCTTCGCGCCCGACGCGCAGATCGACCCGGAGGTGCTCGACGCCGCGCTCAACCGCTACGACTATGTCTATCAGCACGCCGCGGACGACGCGGTGCCGGTGTGGAAGCTCCGTCATGGCTGA
- a CDS encoding phosphoadenylyl-sulfate reductase, which produces MAEAARKLDRIDLAPRWTAADALRLNNLFRGTDTPTMLRTLLAEHMLGEVALVSSFGAESAVLLHLVASVDPTVPVLFLDTGKHFPETLAYRDRLAERLGLTDLRIITPDPAELAARDDAGLRWSYDPDGCCELRKVKPLEKALAGIDASITGRKAFQASTRAALPRFELDGDRLKVNPLASWSKADIDAYFAEHDLPRHPLEAEGYASIGCAPCTSKVKPGEDPRAGRWRGWEKTECGIHTAVEDGDPDQPSF; this is translated from the coding sequence ATGGCTGAGGCTGCACGCAAGCTCGACCGCATCGATCTGGCGCCGCGCTGGACCGCGGCGGACGCGCTCAGGCTCAACAACCTGTTCCGCGGCACCGACACGCCGACGATGCTTCGCACCCTGCTCGCCGAGCACATGCTGGGCGAGGTCGCGCTGGTTTCCTCCTTCGGCGCCGAATCGGCGGTGCTGCTGCACCTCGTCGCCAGTGTCGACCCGACGGTGCCGGTGCTGTTCCTCGACACCGGCAAGCATTTCCCCGAAACGCTCGCCTATCGCGACCGGCTCGCCGAACGCCTCGGCTTGACCGACCTGCGCATCATCACGCCCGACCCCGCCGAGCTTGCCGCGCGGGACGACGCGGGCCTGCGCTGGTCCTACGACCCCGACGGCTGCTGCGAGCTGCGCAAGGTCAAGCCGCTGGAGAAGGCGCTCGCCGGCATCGACGCCAGCATCACCGGCCGCAAGGCGTTCCAGGCGAGCACCCGCGCCGCCCTTCCCCGCTTCGAGCTGGACGGCGATCGGCTGAAGGTGAACCCGCTGGCGAGCTGGTCGAAGGCCGACATCGATGCCTATTTCGCCGAGCATGACCTTCCCCGCCACCCGCTGGAGGCCGAAGGCTATGCCTCGATCGGCTGCGCTCCCTGCACCAGCAAGGTGAAGCCCGGCGAAGACCCGCGCGCCGGCCGTTGGCGCGGATGGGAAAAGACCGAGTGCGGCATCCACACCGCGGTCGAGGACGGCGACCCGGATCAGCCGAGCTTCTGA
- a CDS encoding replicative DNA helicase: protein MATLLHANDTAAPAAPQLPQNVEAEAALLGAMMIDNRLADDIVDRLEPQHFHEPLHGRIFEAIRRLRSTDQLATPVTLRPLFESDEAMRELGGPAYLAKLTGSGAGLIGARQFAQQIYDLAMLRALVTVGRELVDRAMDTSEEVNPRAQIEAAEAALFNVASEGNADGAVKTFAQATTQAVKMAEKALNAGGGLSGVTTGFDSINARTGGLHHSDLMILAGRPGMGKTSLATNIAFNTARRWMDDMRIGIPPERSTGAKVAFFSLEMSADQLATRILSEQARISSEALRMGKISKAEFHQLADAAADLENLPLFIDDTAGLSISGLHTRVRRLQRRQNNEIGLVVVDYLQLLSGSGRGSNDNRVQEISEISRGLKTLAKDLNVPVLALSQLSRAVEQREDKRPQLSDLRESGSIEQDADMVWFVYREDYYVAGREPKRPRDGDDPKVFDDHAKWALDMERVFGLAELIIAKQRHGATGKVILKFEPNITRFSDYAGENYAPMD from the coding sequence ATGGCCACGCTCCTTCATGCCAATGATACCGCCGCGCCTGCGGCGCCGCAGCTTCCACAGAACGTCGAGGCCGAGGCGGCGCTGCTCGGTGCGATGATGATCGACAACCGGCTGGCGGACGACATCGTCGACCGGCTGGAGCCGCAGCATTTCCACGAGCCGCTCCACGGCCGCATTTTCGAGGCGATCCGGCGGCTGCGCTCGACCGACCAGCTCGCCACCCCGGTCACGCTCCGCCCGCTGTTCGAGAGCGATGAGGCGATGCGCGAGCTCGGCGGCCCCGCCTATCTCGCCAAGCTGACCGGCAGCGGTGCGGGGCTGATCGGCGCGCGGCAGTTCGCGCAGCAGATCTACGACCTCGCCATGCTGCGCGCGCTGGTGACGGTCGGGCGCGAGCTGGTCGACCGGGCGATGGACACCAGCGAGGAGGTCAACCCGCGCGCGCAGATCGAGGCGGCGGAAGCGGCCCTGTTCAACGTCGCGAGTGAGGGCAACGCCGACGGTGCGGTCAAGACCTTCGCCCAGGCGACGACCCAGGCGGTCAAGATGGCCGAGAAGGCGCTGAACGCGGGCGGCGGCCTCTCCGGTGTCACCACCGGCTTCGATTCGATCAACGCGCGTACCGGCGGCCTGCACCATTCGGACCTGATGATCCTCGCCGGCCGTCCCGGCATGGGTAAGACCTCGCTCGCCACCAATATCGCCTTCAACACAGCGCGGCGCTGGATGGACGACATGCGCATCGGCATCCCGCCCGAGCGCTCGACCGGCGCCAAGGTGGCCTTCTTCAGCCTGGAAATGTCGGCCGACCAGCTGGCGACGCGTATCCTGTCGGAGCAGGCGCGGATCAGCTCCGAGGCGCTGCGCATGGGCAAGATCAGCAAGGCCGAGTTCCACCAGCTCGCCGATGCCGCGGCGGACCTGGAGAACCTGCCGCTGTTCATCGACGACACCGCCGGCCTGTCGATCAGCGGCCTGCATACGCGCGTGCGGCGGCTGCAGCGGCGGCAGAACAACGAGATCGGGCTGGTCGTGGTCGATTATCTCCAGCTGCTGTCCGGCAGCGGCCGCGGGTCGAACGACAATCGCGTGCAGGAGATCTCGGAGATTTCGCGCGGCCTCAAGACGCTGGCGAAGGATCTGAACGTGCCGGTGCTGGCGCTCTCCCAGCTCAGCCGCGCGGTCGAGCAGCGCGAGGACAAAAGGCCGCAGCTTTCGGACCTGCGCGAATCGGGATCGATCGAGCAGGACGCCGACATGGTGTGGTTCGTCTATCGCGAGGATTATTACGTCGCCGGGCGCGAGCCCAAGCGGCCGCGGGACGGCGACGATCCCAAGGTGTTCGATGACCATGCCAAATGGGCGCTCGACATGGAGCGCGTGTTCGGCCTCGCCGAGCTGATCATCGCCAAGCAGCGCCACGGCGCGACGGGTAAGGTGATCCTGAAGTTCGAGCCGAACATCACCCGCTTCAGCGATTATGCGGGTGAAAACTACGCGCCGATGGATTGA
- a CDS encoding beta-glucosidase — translation MRSSWELGGIAVAALTLALGSGPAAAQSEVYRDKAAPVEKRVDDLVARLTLEEKVSLLAGASGMTLHAVPRLGIPEFRMTDGPTGVRSPEGKPATVFPTAVSLAATWNPKVTRAVGGAIAEEARGYGASLLLAPTVNIVRTPRWGRNFETYSEDPLLAGRLALGYVEGVQAQGIGVSIKHFAANNQETNRFVVDSVVDERTLREIYLPAFETVVKAADPWSVMASYNKVNGTYAAENRWLLTDLLKKEWGFKGFVVSDWGATHSTVPAANAGLDVEMPGPPKHFGDKLIAAVKAGEVSGSQLNDNVRRVVRAIVRSGILDGGPARGEIGGARHEAVARTAADEAIVLLKNAGVLPLKPGIRRLAVIGPNAAVARIQGGGSSAVVPFARLQTPLEAIRAALPGVEVAYEKGVDSDEAPPAADPKLFSPAADRKETGLRASYFAANDFAGTPTRSELATDFSKRISGNVAGPQAVGYAALRWEGLFWPPETGSYEFSVRGTGSATLTLDGKTILDKATPSTPDNRDVIGFPVPRRTVTIELAAGKAYPVRLDYVTGRTPYELLAFGVRTPRPSFDAAVAAAKRADAAVVIVGSSSLTEGEGYDRSTIDLPGEQDRLVEAVASANPNTAVVINAGAAMTMPWIDRVPAVVDMFLPGQGGAAALADVLTGKVNPSGKLPVTFPAGSSDDTVDLKSAKSQYAEGLLVGYRGYEARGVKPLFAFGHGLSYTSFAYSGLIAPAAVRPGAPVKVRVTLRNIGKVTGKEVVQLYVAPATRAENEPVKQLRTFAKVALAPGQSRAVELTLDPRAFAGWDTATHRWIARGGAYRLLIGSASDDIRLQKAIQVTGSAPVP, via the coding sequence ATGAGGTCATCCTGGGAGCTGGGCGGCATCGCTGTCGCCGCGTTGACGCTTGCGCTCGGCAGCGGGCCGGCGGCGGCGCAGTCGGAGGTCTATCGCGACAAGGCCGCGCCGGTCGAGAAGCGCGTCGACGACCTGGTGGCGCGGCTGACGCTCGAGGAGAAGGTGTCGCTGCTTGCCGGCGCCTCGGGGATGACGCTGCACGCGGTGCCGCGGCTCGGCATCCCCGAGTTCCGCATGACCGACGGGCCGACCGGCGTGCGCTCGCCGGAGGGGAAGCCGGCGACGGTGTTCCCGACCGCGGTCTCGCTGGCCGCGACTTGGAATCCGAAGGTCACCCGCGCGGTCGGCGGCGCGATCGCGGAGGAGGCGCGCGGCTATGGCGCATCGCTGCTGCTCGCGCCGACGGTCAACATCGTCCGCACGCCGCGCTGGGGGCGCAATTTCGAGACCTATTCGGAGGACCCGCTGCTCGCGGGCAGGCTGGCGCTCGGCTATGTCGAGGGGGTGCAGGCGCAGGGCATCGGCGTCTCGATCAAGCATTTCGCCGCCAACAACCAGGAGACCAACCGGTTCGTCGTCGACTCGGTGGTCGACGAGCGCACGCTGCGCGAGATCTACCTGCCCGCGTTCGAGACGGTGGTGAAGGCGGCCGATCCCTGGTCGGTGATGGCATCGTACAACAAGGTGAACGGCACCTATGCCGCCGAGAACCGCTGGCTGCTGACCGACCTGCTCAAGAAGGAATGGGGCTTCAAGGGCTTCGTGGTGTCCGACTGGGGTGCCACGCACTCGACCGTGCCGGCGGCGAATGCCGGGCTCGACGTCGAGATGCCCGGGCCTCCCAAGCATTTCGGCGACAAGCTGATCGCGGCAGTCAAGGCAGGCGAGGTAAGCGGGTCGCAGCTCAACGACAATGTCCGGCGTGTGGTGCGGGCGATCGTGCGGAGCGGCATCCTCGACGGCGGCCCGGCCAGGGGAGAAATCGGCGGCGCGCGGCATGAGGCGGTGGCGCGAACGGCCGCCGACGAAGCGATCGTGCTGCTCAAGAACGCGGGCGTGCTGCCGCTGAAGCCTGGCATTAGGAGGCTGGCGGTGATCGGGCCCAATGCCGCGGTCGCACGCATCCAGGGCGGTGGCAGCTCGGCGGTGGTGCCTTTCGCCAGGCTGCAGACGCCGCTCGAGGCGATCAGGGCGGCGCTGCCCGGCGTCGAAGTGGCCTATGAGAAGGGCGTCGACAGCGACGAGGCGCCGCCGGCCGCCGATCCCAAGCTGTTCAGCCCGGCTGCGGACCGCAAGGAGACGGGGCTCAGGGCCAGCTATTTCGCCGCCAACGACTTCGCCGGCACGCCTACCCGCAGCGAGCTCGCGACCGATTTCAGCAAGCGGATCAGCGGCAATGTCGCTGGGCCGCAGGCGGTCGGCTATGCCGCGCTCCGCTGGGAAGGGCTGTTCTGGCCGCCCGAGACCGGATCCTATGAGTTCAGCGTGCGCGGCACCGGTTCGGCGACTCTGACGCTCGACGGCAAGACGATTCTCGACAAGGCGACGCCGAGCACGCCCGACAATCGCGACGTGATCGGCTTCCCGGTGCCGCGACGGACGGTGACGATCGAACTGGCGGCGGGAAAAGCCTATCCGGTGCGGCTCGATTATGTGACTGGGCGCACACCCTATGAGCTGCTCGCGTTCGGCGTGCGCACGCCGCGGCCGAGCTTCGACGCGGCGGTGGCGGCGGCAAAGCGCGCCGATGCGGCGGTGGTGATCGTCGGGTCCTCGTCGCTGACCGAGGGCGAAGGCTATGACCGGTCGACGATCGACCTGCCGGGCGAGCAGGACCGGCTGGTCGAGGCGGTCGCGTCCGCCAATCCGAACACGGCGGTGGTGATCAACGCCGGCGCGGCGATGACGATGCCCTGGATCGACCGGGTTCCGGCGGTGGTCGACATGTTCCTACCGGGACAGGGCGGCGCGGCCGCGCTCGCCGACGTGCTGACGGGCAAGGTCAATCCCTCGGGCAAGCTGCCGGTGACCTTTCCGGCCGGGAGCAGCGACGATACGGTCGACCTGAAAAGCGCCAAGAGCCAATATGCCGAGGGCCTGCTGGTCGGCTATCGCGGCTATGAGGCGCGCGGGGTGAAGCCGCTGTTCGCCTTTGGCCACGGCCTCTCCTATACGAGCTTCGCCTACTCGGGGCTGATCGCGCCCGCGGCGGTAAGGCCCGGTGCGCCGGTGAAGGTGAGGGTCACGCTCCGCAACATCGGCAAGGTCACGGGCAAAGAGGTCGTTCAGCTCTATGTCGCTCCGGCGACGCGGGCGGAGAATGAACCGGTCAAGCAGCTCCGGACCTTCGCCAAGGTCGCGCTGGCGCCGGGCCAGAGCCGGGCAGTGGAGCTGACGCTCGATCCGCGTGCTTTCGCGGGATGGGATACGGCGACGCATCGTTGGATCGCGCGAGGCGGTGCGTATCGATTGCTGATCGGCAGCGCTTCGGACGACATCCGACTCCAGAAGGCAATCCAGGTCACCGGCTCCGCACCGGTGCCCTGA
- a CDS encoding AMP-binding protein: protein MVSPLALSRVRGAPEPPLIEHTIGTALARAAERWGEREALISVEQGVRLSFAELLARADDFAAGLLALGLEPGDRIGIWAPNCVEWTITQFAAARAGLILVTINPAYRVTEAEFAINKVGLSALVLAERFRTSDYAAMLREMAPGPLPSERLPTLRHAIQIGGTPPAGWRTFDEVTASARPADREWLGTLGETLRSTDAANIQFTSGTTGLPKGATLSHRNILNNGYFVGRAQALTPEDRICIPVPLYHCFGMVMGNLASVTHGARMVYPSAGFDPDAALRAVTAERCTALYGVPTMFIGMLAHPEFDRFDLSSLRTGVMAGAICPEPLMRQVIERLNIRDITIAYGMTETSPVSFQTAIDDPVERRIGSIGRVQPHLECKTVDEGGEVVPTGTPGELCTRGYSVMLGYWDEPAKTAEVIDAEGWMHSGDLAVIDAEGYGTIVGRLKDMVIRGGENVYPREIEEYLYGHPAVEDVTVVGVPDERMGEELCAWIRLRPGATGDAEDIRSFCRGRIAHYKIPRHIRFVDAFPTTVTGKIQKYLIREAMIAELESDTSKEG, encoded by the coding sequence ATCGTGAGCCCGCTCGCCCTCAGCCGGGTGCGGGGTGCGCCGGAGCCGCCGCTGATCGAGCATACGATCGGCACGGCGCTGGCGCGTGCCGCCGAGCGCTGGGGGGAGCGCGAGGCGCTGATTTCGGTCGAGCAGGGAGTACGGTTGAGCTTTGCCGAGCTGCTGGCGCGTGCCGACGATTTCGCCGCGGGATTGCTGGCGCTGGGGCTGGAGCCGGGCGACCGGATCGGCATCTGGGCGCCCAATTGCGTCGAGTGGACGATCACCCAGTTCGCCGCGGCGCGCGCCGGTCTCATCCTGGTGACGATCAATCCCGCCTATCGCGTCACCGAAGCCGAGTTCGCGATCAACAAGGTCGGCCTGTCGGCGCTGGTACTGGCCGAGCGGTTCAGGACCAGCGACTATGCCGCGATGCTGCGCGAGATGGCGCCGGGGCCGCTGCCCAGCGAGCGGTTGCCGACGCTGCGCCATGCGATCCAGATCGGCGGCACGCCGCCCGCGGGATGGCGGACATTCGACGAGGTGACGGCCTCGGCCCGTCCCGCTGACCGCGAATGGCTGGGCACGCTCGGCGAGACGCTGCGGAGCACCGATGCCGCCAACATCCAGTTCACAAGCGGCACCACCGGCCTGCCCAAGGGCGCGACGCTCAGCCATCGCAACATCCTCAACAACGGCTATTTCGTCGGTCGCGCTCAGGCGCTGACGCCCGAGGATCGCATCTGCATCCCGGTGCCGCTCTACCATTGCTTCGGGATGGTGATGGGCAATCTCGCCAGCGTCACCCATGGCGCGAGGATGGTCTATCCGAGCGCCGGATTCGATCCCGATGCGGCGTTGCGGGCGGTCACGGCAGAGCGTTGCACCGCGCTTTACGGGGTGCCGACGATGTTCATCGGCATGCTGGCGCATCCGGAGTTCGATCGTTTCGACCTCAGCTCGCTGCGCACCGGCGTCATGGCCGGCGCGATCTGTCCGGAGCCGCTGATGCGGCAGGTGATCGAGCGGCTCAACATACGCGACATCACCATCGCCTATGGCATGACGGAGACCAGCCCGGTCAGCTTCCAGACCGCGATCGACGATCCCGTCGAGCGCCGCATCGGGTCGATCGGGCGGGTGCAGCCGCATCTCGAATGCAAGACCGTCGACGAGGGCGGCGAGGTGGTGCCGACCGGAACGCCGGGGGAGCTGTGCACCCGCGGCTATTCGGTGATGCTCGGTTATTGGGACGAGCCCGCGAAGACCGCCGAGGTGATCGACGCGGAGGGCTGGATGCACTCGGGCGACCTCGCCGTGATTGACGCAGAGGGCTACGGCACGATCGTCGGCCGCCTCAAGGATATGGTGATCCGCGGCGGCGAGAACGTCTATCCGCGGGAGATCGAGGAGTATCTCTACGGCCACCCTGCGGTCGAGGACGTGACCGTGGTCGGCGTGCCCGACGAGCGGATGGGTGAGGAGCTGTGCGCCTGGATCCGGCTGCGTCCCGGCGCCACGGGCGATGCCGAAGACATCCGCAGCTTCTGCCGTGGCCGCATCGCTCACTACAAGATTCCCCGCCACATCCGTTTCGTCGATGCTTTTCCGACGACGGTGACCGGCAAGATCCAGAAATATCTGATCCGCGAGGCGATGATCGCCGAGCTCGAAAGCGACACCTCCAAAGAAGGATGA
- a CDS encoding tannase/feruloyl esterase family alpha/beta hydrolase gives MIRIVPPLLLGTAPLIPGMIGTETAAPAQAGFKAADCAALAGMPIANGRIESAAMVTKGAPVVTEAGKPGLPAQASFCRVQAVLTPVARSNIRVEVWLPEAANWNGKMVGAGNGGFGGSLTLSSLTMHGALGKGYATAGTDLGHVGTGDTDGKWALNEPERITDFGHRANHLTANFAKAVIAAFYPRGLQAAYFQGCSDGGREALMEAQRYPEDYDAIIAGAPANAWTRMMAGFMANDRAVFARPESAIPAAKLKLLQSAALAKCDAADGVKDEVIDDPRSCGFDPTVLQCKAGDAADCLTAPQVAAAKALYRGAVDAKGKPFFPGMMPGAEAFPGTWDVWLTGPKAQHGVFATEFFRYLVYSDPNWQPARFDLGRDYAAAKARMAPILDSDNPDLTPFIRRGGKLILYHGWNDAAIPPENTIQYYQAALKKTPGAAQSVRLFMVPGMSHCLGGPGASIFDALTTLDRWRQGGPAPETMVATKYDNDLFAYLGLPAKPTRTRPLCAYPKVAKWTGSGSTDEAGSFACVAPKS, from the coding sequence ATGATCAGGATCGTTCCTCCGCTGCTGCTGGGTACGGCGCCGCTCATCCCGGGCATGATCGGCACCGAGACCGCCGCGCCGGCGCAGGCAGGCTTCAAGGCGGCGGACTGCGCCGCGCTCGCGGGCATGCCGATCGCCAACGGCCGGATCGAGAGCGCCGCGATGGTGACGAAGGGTGCGCCCGTCGTGACCGAGGCGGGCAAGCCCGGCCTGCCCGCGCAGGCGAGCTTCTGCCGCGTCCAGGCGGTGCTGACGCCGGTGGCGCGGTCGAACATCCGGGTCGAGGTGTGGCTGCCCGAGGCGGCGAACTGGAACGGCAAGATGGTCGGCGCCGGCAACGGTGGCTTCGGCGGTAGCCTCACCCTGTCCTCGCTGACGATGCATGGGGCGCTGGGCAAGGGCTATGCGACGGCGGGCACCGACCTGGGGCACGTCGGCACCGGCGACACCGACGGCAAGTGGGCGCTGAACGAGCCCGAGCGGATCACCGACTTCGGGCATCGCGCCAACCACCTCACCGCGAACTTCGCCAAGGCGGTGATCGCGGCCTTCTATCCCCGCGGGCTGCAGGCGGCCTATTTCCAGGGCTGCTCCGACGGCGGGCGCGAGGCGCTGATGGAGGCGCAGCGCTATCCGGAGGACTATGACGCGATCATCGCGGGCGCGCCGGCCAACGCCTGGACGCGGATGATGGCCGGCTTCATGGCCAATGACCGCGCTGTGTTCGCCAGACCGGAATCCGCCATTCCCGCCGCCAAGCTCAAGCTGTTGCAGAGTGCCGCGCTCGCGAAATGCGATGCGGCCGACGGCGTCAAGGACGAGGTGATCGACGATCCCCGAAGCTGCGGCTTCGATCCAACAGTGCTCCAGTGCAAGGCGGGCGACGCCGCCGACTGCCTGACCGCGCCGCAGGTCGCCGCGGCGAAGGCGCTCTATCGGGGCGCGGTCGACGCCAAGGGCAAGCCGTTCTTCCCCGGCATGATGCCCGGCGCGGAGGCCTTCCCCGGCACTTGGGATGTGTGGTTGACGGGACCCAAGGCACAGCACGGCGTCTTCGCCACCGAATTCTTCCGCTACCTGGTCTATTCGGACCCGAACTGGCAGCCGGCGCGGTTCGACCTCGGGCGCGATTATGCCGCGGCGAAGGCGCGGATGGCGCCGATCCTCGACAGCGACAATCCGGACCTGACGCCCTTCATCCGGCGCGGCGGCAAGCTGATCCTCTACCACGGCTGGAACGACGCCGCGATCCCGCCCGAGAACACGATCCAATATTACCAGGCGGCGCTGAAGAAGACGCCGGGCGCGGCGCAGTCGGTGCGGCTGTTCATGGTGCCGGGCATGTCGCACTGCCTGGGCGGGCCGGGCGCGAGCATCTTCGATGCGCTCACCACGCTCGACAGGTGGCGGCAGGGCGGCCCCGCGCCCGAGACGATGGTCGCGACCAAGTACGACAACGACCTGTTCGCCTATCTCGGCCTGCCGGCCAAGCCGACCCGCACGCGCCCGCTGTGCGCCTATCCCAAGGTCGCGAAATGGACCGGCAGCGGCTCGACCGACGAGGCGGGCAGCTTCGCCTGCGTGGCGCCGAAATCGTGA
- a CDS encoding alpha/beta hydrolase, with product MRKWMAAVPALALLIGCANAAASEGERIRLSPAGPAGTIGPAKPETTDGSLFFGTITRNVSEPSLSVFPADPAVANGTGVVIAPGGGFHMLSIDNEGIGVAKWLNGLGITAFVLRYRLVPTGSEFPGSLIKLLGDIDQLKATVAPLKPLDTADGEAAMAYVRANAASYGIKPGRLGMMGFSAGGAVTMWTTLANQPQSRPDFVVAVYPGLVGDSIAVPPKAPPLLAIVAADDKLAGEDAGRVAKAWTDAGADATLVTYPEGGHGFGIAKKGKASDAWTERTQQWLQAKGLLGK from the coding sequence ATGCGGAAATGGATGGCGGCGGTCCCGGCGCTGGCGCTGCTGATCGGCTGCGCCAACGCCGCCGCGAGCGAGGGCGAGCGGATCAGGCTGTCGCCGGCCGGGCCGGCGGGTACGATCGGCCCCGCGAAGCCGGAGACCACCGACGGATCGCTGTTCTTCGGCACGATCACCCGCAACGTCAGCGAGCCATCGCTCAGCGTGTTCCCGGCCGATCCGGCGGTCGCCAACGGCACCGGCGTGGTGATCGCGCCGGGGGGCGGCTTCCACATGCTGTCGATCGACAATGAGGGGATCGGCGTCGCGAAGTGGCTCAATGGCCTCGGCATCACCGCCTTCGTGCTGCGCTACCGGCTGGTGCCGACCGGCAGCGAGTTCCCGGGTTCGCTGATCAAGCTGCTCGGCGACATCGATCAGCTCAAGGCGACGGTCGCGCCGCTGAAGCCGCTCGACACCGCCGACGGCGAGGCGGCGATGGCCTATGTCCGTGCCAACGCCGCCAGCTACGGGATCAAGCCCGGGCGGCTGGGGATGATGGGCTTCTCCGCGGGCGGGGCGGTGACGATGTGGACGACGCTCGCCAACCAGCCGCAGAGCCGGCCGGATTTCGTGGTCGCCGTCTATCCGGGCCTGGTCGGCGACAGCATCGCCGTGCCGCCCAAGGCGCCGCCATTGCTCGCGATCGTGGCGGCGGACGACAAGCTGGCGGGTGAGGACGCAGGGCGCGTCGCGAAGGCATGGACCGATGCGGGCGCCGACGCGACGCTCGTCACCTATCCCGAGGGTGGCCACGGCTTCGGCATCGCGAAGAAAGGGAAGGCGTCCGACGCCTGGACCGAACGGACGCAGCAATGGCTGCAAGCCAAGGGATTGCTCGGCAAATGA
- a CDS encoding carboxylesterase/lipase family protein, which produces MKAMMPALAMLLMAASPVVTIDSGALRGAEAEGIASFKGIPYAAVPIGPLRWHAPEPAAPWQGVREATALGNDCFQVRLPGDVANTDQPQSENCLFLNVWTPKPQAGAKLPVMVWIHGGGFTNGSGGAAILDGSRLAARGVVVVTFNYRLGRFGFFAHPALTKESGAAPTGNWGLMDQIAALQWVKRNIAAFGGDPGNVTIFGESAGGESVNRLMTSTAARGLFAKAIVSSGGGRNSWPSLAEAEAKGVTFAKDAGVAGDDLTALRAIPAETVLGKINFINSDEARYSGPITDGRIVTGDTDVLFAAGRQARIPYVVGSNSDELGFIPVPFLAGFNAKTTAELGAGAEAVRAAYGSQAAYDRNIASDVTFTEPALALARRHAKVAPAWLYRFGYVAEAKRKPDLGASHATDVPYQFDNLDKIGAPVSAADQAVAKALADRWVRFAKTGDPGWPRFAGAAPVKLSIGNDKAERVPAAEPPIAAIERVRDAAKQGDAK; this is translated from the coding sequence ATGAAGGCGATGATGCCGGCGCTGGCGATGCTGCTGATGGCAGCGTCGCCGGTGGTGACGATCGACAGCGGAGCGCTGCGCGGCGCCGAGGCGGAAGGTATCGCGAGCTTCAAGGGGATTCCCTATGCCGCCGTGCCGATCGGTCCGCTGCGCTGGCATGCGCCCGAGCCCGCCGCGCCGTGGCAGGGGGTCCGCGAGGCGACCGCACTCGGCAATGATTGCTTCCAGGTGCGGCTGCCGGGCGACGTCGCCAACACCGATCAGCCCCAGAGCGAGAATTGCCTGTTCCTCAACGTCTGGACCCCCAAGCCGCAGGCGGGCGCGAAGCTGCCGGTGATGGTGTGGATCCACGGCGGCGGCTTCACCAACGGCAGCGGCGGGGCAGCGATCCTCGACGGCAGCCGGCTCGCGGCGCGCGGCGTGGTGGTGGTGACCTTCAACTACCGGCTCGGCCGTTTCGGCTTCTTCGCGCATCCGGCGCTGACGAAGGAGAGCGGGGCAGCGCCGACCGGCAACTGGGGGCTGATGGACCAGATCGCCGCGCTGCAATGGGTGAAGCGCAACATCGCGGCGTTCGGCGGCGATCCGGGCAACGTCACCATCTTCGGCGAATCCGCCGGCGGGGAGTCGGTCAATCGGCTGATGACGTCCACCGCCGCCAGGGGACTGTTCGCCAAGGCGATCGTCTCGTCCGGGGGAGGGCGCAACAGCTGGCCGAGCCTCGCCGAGGCGGAGGCGAAGGGTGTGACCTTCGCCAAGGACGCGGGCGTCGCGGGCGACGATCTCACCGCGCTGCGGGCGATCCCGGCCGAGACGGTGCTCGGCAAGATCAACTTCATCAACTCGGACGAGGCGCGCTACTCCGGGCCGATCACCGACGGACGCATCGTGACGGGCGATACCGACGTGCTGTTCGCCGCGGGCAGGCAGGCGCGCATCCCCTATGTCGTCGGGTCGAACAGCGACGAGCTCGGCTTCATCCCGGTGCCGTTCCTGGCCGGCTTCAATGCCAAGACCACCGCGGAGCTGGGCGCGGGCGCGGAGGCGGTGCGCGCCGCCTATGGCTCGCAGGCAGCCTATGACCGGAACATCGCCAGCGACGTCACCTTCACCGAGCCGGCGCTGGCGCTGGCGCGGCGGCACGCGAAGGTGGCGCCGGCCTGGCTCTACCGCTTCGGCTATGTCGCCGAGGCCAAGCGCAAGCCCGATCTCGGCGCCTCGCACGCGACCGACGTGCCCTATCAATTCGACAATCTCGACAAGATCGGTGCGCCGGTGAGCGCGGCGGATCAGGCCGTCGCCAAGGCGCTGGCGGATCGCTGGGTGCGTTTCGCGAAGACGGGTGATCCCGGCTGGCCGCGCTTTGCCGGTGCGGCGCCGGTCAAGCTCTCGATCGGCAACGACAAGGCGGAGCGGGTCCCCGCCGCCGAGCCGCCGATCGCTGCGATCGAGAGAGTACGCGATGCAGCCAAGCAAGGAGACGCGAAGTGA